The sequence CACTAATGTTAAAGAAGATTGTGTCACAGGGTTTTAGGGAAGCATTACATGTTAACTACAGTAGCTCCATAATGAACGAGTAACACAGGAAAAAGCTGTCCTGTAAAATTCAAACTAATCAAACAGTTGGAGCTGTTTAGTAAAGGAGCTGCCTACTAATatcatgtaaaaatgtgtaagAATTCAAGAAAATTACCGTATTTCCTGGACTACAAAgagcacctgaatattagccgcacaagctaaaatcaggggaaaatcctgttttgtacatacattaccGCAcgtgactaaaagccgcaggtgtttcaatgttgacttatcatatgtaagagaatatgcacaaagggaattgtcaggaaagagatggctgtttggagacacaccccttttattaatattttgaaaaacaagttatgggtacatatttgcataactttttaggtatatgtacaagtagcagtaattacaagtacaaaacatgtactgtgcttcataaacgggtaacaaatgtagtacataacaataacctacagcacaccagaaaaatagctTCGGACTACTGTTATGTATGAACCAAGAATTATTGTGTGCTATGCAAGCCATCGCCAGTAGGGGGCACCATGCccagttatgtgtgtgtgttacttctgTGTTATCCCAATAAAGAAGAAGTCAACTTGTAAACAAACTATTGTGTGTGCAGTCTGACTCGGCATAAGCTCTAATAGTGTATTGACACTACAGTGGAAATATAAcaactaccttttaggctcaggtgcagcgacacggctttaacaagaagaaaagtcagtcattcaccatctttctcttcttcctgcgctctaaaaccaccaaagtcctcttctccagtgtcggatacgaacaggctcatgatggcttcgtcatccactctcagcttctttccttcgttgtcactttcaaaaccaaagaaatcctcgttgtcagtgtcagagtcgaacaccctctgaagggccgtggcggtgtcctcctctccatcatgcagcagtccagcccttcgaaatccgttggtgatcatggatgttttcacacttttccacgctgtcagattccaccggtggagttgagcataacttgcttctCGCAAGTTTATccccgctcatcatccacgcctcctgCTAAacgcgaggaggaggagaaggaggaaggaggaggaggatgggagATATGAGTGGTGatggtggttgttgttgttgttgctctttCTGTTGTTGCAACAGAGATTGGTGTCACAGAACCTGCAGGAGAGATGAGGAAGCTGGTTCAGTCAGTTTATCATCAGTTTAGCAGATTggctttaaacaggaagtgatgtcagtgttctgacctctgaccctcagaAAGCTCTGAGGAGATGATCCAAACTCATCAGTAGCACACCAGTAGAGACCTTCATCAGACTGCTGCACGTTGATGGTGATTATGTGCTCTGATGTAGGTCCAACAGGACGTCCATTAAAGTAGAAATAAGctgcagctgtgccaccaattttgtttttacagcgtagagtgacatcacttcctgtcctcaCAGGAAGTGCAGGGATCTCCAGGATCACTTCTTTATCTGAAGAAAAGACCCACAGAGTGATGTAGAGGTGGTATAACAGTCTGCTGTTAGTCTGATGACATGAATGACTTCATTACCTGATACAGTGATGTTGACTTCTTCACTCTTCTCTCCAGCTTCAccttcacaccagtaaactccactgatTGGGTTGAACTCATCAAAGAAACAGGATGAACCATTTATCCTACCGAAGCCCCGCCCCCCTGCTCCACATGACTCAGTCCCACTTCCTGTGTCCCTCTTCACCGTCCATCCATCAGAGCCCAGCTGACCGTCACATGTCAGAgacactgaggctgctgtgaAGAACTGCTGAAGGTTTGGACTGACGCTCAGAGAGACTGGAGGACAGACGGACAGTTTCTAtcagtgtttacactcagtgttTGTCCTGGACCATGGTGCACTTCATCTACTCACCTGCACAAACAGTcagtgcagacagcagcagcacacacacacctgcaacaggaggtcagaggtcatttaGAGACGCTCTGATGTTATAGTCACATAGTTTTTTCTTTCAGGAAACTTTCTAATTTCCTGAAGTCTCTGCATCATCGAGCTTTTCAAGTTGAGGATGAAAGGAGCTTCAtcgtttcttttattttaacacacACTCGACCCTTCACTTCATCTACTCACCTGCACAAACAGTcagtgcagacagcagcagcacacacacacctgcaacaggtcagaggtcactgaagGTCAGAGGGCAGGAACCTGTTTCAATCTGGT comes from Astatotilapia calliptera unplaced genomic scaffold, fAstCal1.2 U_scaffold_48, whole genome shotgun sequence and encodes:
- the LOC113018165 gene encoding uncharacterized protein LOC113018165 — encoded protein: MKTSSVSLLLGVCVLLLSALTVCAVSLSVSPNLQQFFTAASVSLTCDGQLGSDGWTVKRDTGSGTESCGAGGRGFGRINGSSCFFDEFNPISGVYWCEGEAGEKSEEVNITVSDKEVILEIPALPVRTGSDVTLRCKNKIGGTAAAYFYFNGRPVGPTSEHIITINVQQSDEGLYWCATDEFGSSPQSFLRVRGSVTPISVATTERATTTTTTITTHISHPPPPSSFSSSSRLAGGVDDERG